Proteins co-encoded in one Bacteroidota bacterium genomic window:
- a CDS encoding adenylate kinase, protein MLNLVLFGPPGAGKGTQSVKLIEKYALVHLSTGDILRAEIANATALGLEAKKLMDQGLLVPDAVVIGMISSKLDANRNAKGFIFDGFPRTTAQAQALDDLLAEKNTSISMMLALEVEDEELTRRLLKRGLDSGRADDQNEEVIRKRIIEYNSKTAPLKQYYSAQNKFISIPGTGSVDQIFELLCAKIAH, encoded by the coding sequence ATGTTAAATTTAGTATTATTTGGTCCTCCCGGTGCTGGTAAAGGCACACAATCAGTTAAATTAATTGAAAAATATGCTTTAGTACATCTTTCAACAGGTGATATTTTACGCGCCGAAATTGCCAATGCGACAGCACTCGGATTGGAAGCTAAAAAATTGATGGATCAAGGACTACTTGTTCCTGATGCTGTAGTAATTGGAATGATTTCGTCAAAGCTCGATGCAAACAGAAATGCGAAAGGTTTTATATTCGATGGATTTCCTAGAACAACCGCACAGGCTCAAGCTTTAGATGATTTGTTGGCTGAAAAAAACACATCAATTTCAATGATGCTTGCATTAGAAGTGGAGGATGAAGAATTAACGCGTCGCCTTTTAAAAAGAGGTTTAGATTCGGGAAGAGCTGATGATCAAAATGAAGAAGTAATTCGTAAACGAATTATTGAGTACAATTCAAAAACGGCTCCACTTAAGCAATATTATTCGGCACAAAATAAATTTATTTCTATTCCCGGAACTGGTTCTGTTGATCAAATATTTGAACTGTTATGTGCTAAAATTGCACACTAA
- the secG gene encoding preprotein translocase subunit SecG codes for MGTFVTILIMIICVVLVLVVLVQNSKGGGLSSQFSSSNQVMGVKKTSELIEKITWGLAIALLVLSITSSFLLNSTTTVAKDTELREKIENSAAPKPLQNLPAAATQAADSTK; via the coding sequence ATGGGAACATTTGTAACAATTTTAATCATGATTATTTGTGTGGTGTTGGTTTTGGTGGTGTTGGTACAGAATTCAAAAGGTGGAGGTTTATCTTCACAGTTTAGTAGCAGCAATCAAGTAATGGGTGTGAAAAAAACCAGCGAACTAATTGAGAAAATTACTTGGGGTTTAGCCATTGCACTTTTGGTATTGAGTATCACTTCATCCTTTCTGTTAAACTCTACTACTACTGTAGCAAAGGATACAGAATTGCGTGAGAAAATTGAAAATTCAGCCGCTCCAAAACCATTACAAAACCTACCTGCTGCCGCTACTCAAGCTGCCGACAGCACAAAATAA
- the obgE gene encoding GTPase ObgE, whose translation MADSNFVDYVKICCRSGKGGKGSTHLHRDKSNPKGGPDGGDGGRGGHIILKGNKQLWTLIHLKYRKHVIAAPGGDGGSANKTGANGKDEMLEVPIGTIAKDVETGEVLFEITTDGETRVLLEGGRGGLGNDHFKSPTHQTPRYAQPGEDGKEEWKILELKVLADVGLVGFPNAGKSTLLSKVSAAKPEIANYPFTTLVPNLGIVPYRDYKSFVMADIPGIIEGAHEGKGLGIRFLRHIERNSILLFIVPADSNDITKEYAILLNELKLYNPELLDKSRMLAISKCDLLDDELIAELKKDLPPIPHVFISAHNQMGLQKLKDMLWAELTK comes from the coding sequence ATGGCTGATTCGAATTTTGTTGATTATGTAAAAATTTGTTGTCGTTCCGGCAAGGGAGGAAAAGGTTCTACCCATTTGCACCGCGACAAATCAAATCCTAAAGGAGGACCTGATGGTGGAGATGGCGGACGCGGTGGACATATTATTTTGAAAGGAAATAAGCAATTATGGACGCTCATCCACTTGAAGTACCGCAAACACGTAATTGCTGCTCCGGGTGGAGATGGAGGAAGTGCCAATAAAACCGGTGCGAATGGGAAGGATGAAATGTTGGAAGTTCCTATTGGTACAATAGCCAAAGATGTTGAAACAGGTGAAGTGCTTTTTGAAATAACTACAGATGGCGAAACTAGAGTTTTGCTTGAAGGAGGAAGAGGCGGATTGGGTAATGATCACTTTAAATCGCCTACTCATCAAACCCCACGCTATGCTCAACCGGGTGAAGATGGAAAAGAAGAATGGAAAATTCTTGAATTAAAAGTGCTGGCAGATGTAGGTTTGGTTGGATTTCCAAATGCCGGAAAATCAACTTTACTTAGCAAGGTTTCCGCTGCAAAGCCTGAAATTGCAAACTATCCATTTACTACACTAGTACCCAATCTTGGAATTGTTCCTTATCGCGATTACAAATCTTTTGTAATGGCCGATATTCCTGGAATTATTGAAGGAGCTCATGAAGGAAAAGGATTGGGAATTCGGTTTTTACGCCATATTGAACGTAATTCAATTTTACTATTTATAGTTCCTGCCGACAGCAATGATATTACTAAAGAATACGCTATTTTACTCAATGAATTAAAACTCTACAATCCTGAGTTATTGGATAAGAGTAGAATGTTGGCAATTTCGAAGTGTGATTTACTCGACGACGAATTAATTGCAGAATTAAAAAAAGACTTACCCCCTATTCCGCATGTTTTTATTTCGGCTCATAACCAAATGGGTTTGCAAAAACTAAAAGATATGCTTTGGGCTGAGCTTACCAAATAA
- the groL gene encoding chaperonin GroEL (60 kDa chaperone family; promotes refolding of misfolded polypeptides especially under stressful conditions; forms two stacked rings of heptamers to form a barrel-shaped 14mer; ends can be capped by GroES; misfolded proteins enter the barrel where they are refolded when GroES binds), producing MAKDITFNLEARDALKKGVDALANAVKVTLGPKGRNVIIDKKYGAPSITKDGVSVAKEIELKDPVENMGAQLVKEVASKTADIAGDGTTTATVLAQAIITAGLKNVAAGANPMDLKRGIDKAVIAVIENLKKQSQNVGDDNKKIEQVATISANNDATIGKLIADAMKKVKKEGVITVEEAKGTETTVEVVEGMQFDRGYISPYFVTNAEKMEAVMETPYVLIYDKKISSMKELLPILEKAAQSGRPLLIIAEDIDGEALATLVVNKIRGSLKICAVKAPGFGDRRKAMLEDIAILTGGTMISEEGGYKLENADLSYLGKAEKITVDKDNTTIVNGSGKKADIAARVNQIKAQIENTTSDYDKEKLQERLAKLAGGVAVLYVGAATEVEMKEKKDRVDDALHATRAAVEEGIVAGGGVAYIRAIDSLEKLKGSNEDENTGIAIIRRAIEEPLRQIVANAGGEGSVVVNKVKEGKADFGYNARTDKFENLLAAGVIDPTKVTRVALENAASIAAMLLTTECVLAEQKEDAAPMPGGGMPGGMGGMGGMM from the coding sequence ATGGCAAAAGATATCACATTTAACCTGGAAGCACGCGATGCTCTGAAAAAAGGAGTGGATGCATTGGCGAATGCAGTAAAAGTAACACTTGGACCTAAAGGCCGCAACGTAATTATTGATAAAAAATATGGAGCACCTTCTATCACCAAAGATGGAGTGAGTGTTGCAAAAGAAATTGAATTAAAAGACCCAGTTGAAAATATGGGTGCTCAATTGGTAAAGGAAGTTGCCAGCAAAACAGCTGATATTGCCGGTGATGGAACTACAACTGCTACTGTTTTGGCACAGGCTATAATAACTGCAGGGTTAAAAAACGTTGCAGCAGGAGCAAATCCAATGGATTTAAAAAGAGGTATTGATAAGGCTGTTATAGCGGTTATCGAAAACTTGAAGAAGCAATCTCAAAATGTGGGCGACGACAACAAAAAAATTGAGCAAGTTGCTACCATCTCAGCTAATAACGATGCTACCATTGGTAAGTTAATAGCCGATGCTATGAAAAAAGTGAAAAAGGAAGGGGTTATTACAGTTGAAGAAGCAAAAGGAACTGAAACTACTGTTGAGGTAGTAGAAGGAATGCAATTCGATCGTGGATATATTTCTCCTTACTTCGTAACCAATGCTGAAAAAATGGAAGCTGTAATGGAAACTCCATATGTATTGATTTACGACAAGAAGATTTCTTCCATGAAAGAATTGTTGCCAATTCTCGAAAAAGCTGCTCAGTCAGGCCGTCCTTTGTTAATCATTGCCGAAGATATCGATGGAGAAGCGTTGGCAACCTTGGTGGTAAATAAAATTCGCGGATCATTAAAAATATGTGCTGTTAAAGCTCCAGGATTTGGCGATCGTAGAAAAGCCATGCTTGAAGATATTGCAATACTTACCGGTGGAACTATGATTTCTGAGGAAGGTGGTTATAAATTAGAAAATGCTGATTTATCTTACCTAGGAAAAGCTGAAAAAATTACCGTTGATAAAGACAATACCACAATAGTAAATGGTTCAGGTAAAAAGGCTGATATCGCTGCACGTGTTAATCAAATTAAAGCTCAAATTGAAAATACTACTTCTGATTACGATAAAGAGAAGTTACAAGAACGTTTGGCTAAATTAGCAGGTGGAGTTGCTGTACTTTATGTAGGTGCTGCCACTGAAGTTGAAATGAAAGAAAAGAAAGATCGTGTAGATGATGCTCTTCATGCAACTCGTGCAGCTGTTGAAGAAGGAATTGTTGCAGGTGGAGGTGTAGCTTACATCCGTGCGATTGATTCGTTAGAAAAATTAAAAGGTTCGAATGAAGACGAAAACACTGGAATCGCTATTATTCGCAGAGCTATTGAAGAACCGCTTCGTCAAATTGTTGCGAATGCCGGTGGTGAAGGTTCTGTTGTGGTGAATAAAGTAAAGGAAGGAAAAGCAGATTTCGGCTACAATGCACGCACCGATAAATTTGAAAATTTGTTGGCTGCCGGAGTAATTGACCCAACTAAAGTAACCCGTGTTGCACTCGAAAATGCAGCTTCTATTGCTGCCATGTTGTTAACTACTGAATGTGTGTTAGCTGAACAAAAAGAAGATGCAGCTCCAATGCCGGGCGGAGGAATGCCAGGCGGAATGGGCGGAATGGGTGGCATGATGTAA
- a CDS encoding N-acetylmuramoyl-L-alanine amidase has product MLAITGYAGNLKKKNPAIKTIVIDAGHGGHDPGCHGRKGKEKEVTLSVALKLGKLISENHPDVKVVYTREKDEFIELHERANIANRNHADLFISIHCNSGKSNAYGVETFSMGLHRSADNLDVAKRENESVLLEKDYKTKYDGFDPNSPEASIIFTLYQNAFLEQSLTIASLVQDEFREVDKRFDRGVKQAGFLVLVYTAMPSILIETGFLTNPEDERLMVTDKGQLKIAESIYRAFRKYKGDLDDVKINEGKRDELKQDNKLEEKPKDNLYKKPISNKPVPSDVKQVEDSTKIFDTVQSKRALNNEPENTKESAVTYKVQFSSSDKKIPLTSNQFKQLKGVSEYVENGMYKYTVGNFNDFNEAMNLQKEIRTNGFKEAFVVAFKDGKRINMKDALLLQKK; this is encoded by the coding sequence ATGCTAGCAATTACTGGCTATGCAGGAAATTTAAAGAAAAAAAATCCTGCTATTAAAACGATTGTCATCGATGCCGGGCACGGTGGTCACGACCCTGGTTGTCATGGCAGAAAAGGCAAGGAAAAGGAAGTTACATTATCGGTTGCCTTGAAATTAGGAAAGTTGATTTCTGAAAACCATCCCGATGTGAAAGTGGTGTATACTCGTGAGAAAGATGAGTTTATTGAACTTCATGAACGCGCCAATATTGCGAATCGCAATCATGCTGATTTATTTATTTCAATTCATTGCAACTCGGGTAAGAGCAATGCTTATGGTGTTGAAACATTTAGTATGGGATTACACCGTAGTGCCGACAATTTGGATGTAGCGAAACGAGAAAACGAGTCGGTATTATTAGAGAAGGATTATAAAACCAAATACGATGGATTTGATCCAAATTCCCCAGAAGCAAGTATTATTTTTACACTCTATCAAAATGCCTTTCTGGAACAAAGTTTAACAATAGCTTCCTTAGTACAGGATGAGTTCAGAGAAGTAGATAAGCGTTTTGACCGGGGTGTTAAACAGGCGGGTTTTTTGGTGTTGGTGTACACTGCAATGCCCAGTATATTAATTGAAACAGGTTTTTTAACAAACCCCGAAGATGAACGATTAATGGTAACAGATAAGGGACAACTAAAAATTGCAGAAAGCATTTACCGTGCCTTCCGAAAATACAAAGGCGACCTTGATGACGTTAAAATAAATGAAGGAAAACGAGACGAACTAAAGCAGGATAATAAACTGGAAGAAAAGCCCAAGGATAATTTATACAAGAAACCAATTTCCAATAAACCGGTTCCTTCAGATGTAAAGCAAGTTGAAGATTCGACAAAGATTTTTGACACTGTTCAAAGTAAAAGGGCACTCAACAATGAACCTGAAAATACAAAAGAAAGTGCAGTAACTTATAAAGTTCAATTTAGCAGTTCAGATAAAAAAATTCCACTAACTTCGAATCAGTTTAAACAACTTAAAGGAGTGTCGGAATACGTTGAAAATGGAATGTATAAATATACAGTTGGCAACTTCAATGATTTTAATGAAGCTATGAATCTGCAAAAAGAAATACGCACCAACGGCTTTAAAGAAGCATTTGTGGTTGCATTTAAAGATGGCAAGCGAATAAACATGAAAGATGCATTGTTGTTGCAAAAAAAATAA
- a CDS encoding 3-hydroxyacyl-ACP dehydratase, protein MLAGTFYKLLSCNQQVEGNYITEIELNANHQIFAGHFPGNPIVPGVCLTQMVKEIVEGIVAKKLHLKKADSLKFTAIINPQINAILSANLTLKMLDSTHVQAELSFYSGATTFFKFKGSFLQQA, encoded by the coding sequence ATGTTAGCCGGCACTTTTTATAAACTACTTAGTTGCAATCAGCAAGTTGAAGGCAACTATATTACAGAAATTGAATTAAATGCGAATCATCAAATTTTTGCGGGACACTTTCCGGGTAATCCTATAGTTCCAGGGGTATGTTTAACTCAAATGGTGAAAGAAATTGTTGAAGGAATTGTAGCTAAAAAACTACATTTAAAAAAGGCTGATTCATTAAAATTTACGGCCATTATTAATCCACAAATTAACGCTATTTTAAGCGCTAATTTAACCCTTAAAATGCTTGATAGTACTCATGTTCAAGCAGAACTTAGTTTTTATTCCGGCGCTACTACTTTTTTTAAATTTAAAGGTAGCTTTCTGCAACAAGCATAA
- the hpt gene encoding hypoxanthine phosphoribosyltransferase: protein MSQVTVHNKNFEVYIAHTAIEEAISTMAAKMNVDFKDKKPLFLAVLNGSFIFAADLFKKLTIECEISFVKLASYEGTQSTEKVKKLIGLNEEIKGRTVVILEDIVDTGITINEMMAQLMEFEPAEIKIATLLFKPAAYIKRVHLDYIGFEVPKVFLLGYGLDFDGLGRNLTDIYKIIE from the coding sequence ATGAGCCAGGTAACCGTACATAATAAAAACTTTGAAGTTTATATTGCCCATACTGCAATTGAAGAGGCAATTTCAACGATGGCGGCTAAAATGAATGTTGACTTCAAGGACAAAAAACCTTTATTTTTAGCAGTGTTGAATGGATCATTTATTTTTGCGGCAGATTTGTTTAAAAAGCTAACCATTGAATGTGAGATTTCCTTTGTAAAACTCGCCTCCTATGAAGGTACTCAGTCAACCGAAAAAGTAAAAAAACTTATTGGCCTTAATGAAGAAATTAAAGGAAGAACAGTTGTAATTCTTGAAGACATTGTTGACACCGGGATTACCATCAATGAAATGATGGCTCAACTGATGGAGTTTGAACCGGCAGAAATAAAAATTGCCACCTTGTTGTTTAAACCGGCTGCATATATTAAAAGGGTGCACCTAGACTACATAGGATTTGAAGTACCTAAAGTATTTTTACTTGGTTATGGCTTGGATTTCGACGGTTTAGGTCGAAACTTAACAGATATTTATAAAATTATTGAATAA
- a CDS encoding MCE family protein, with translation MKLKLSREAKIGLIVAGSIFLLVYGLNFLKGKNIFTNRTHFFAVYENVDGLTEANPVFINGFIVGQVNHIFFHPDNSGKMIVEISLKENDLTIPKNTIARVFANGLLGTQAINLVLGDSKVFAESGDTLAGDVKSKMLDDIGDQVLPIKNKAEKLIVTIDSLVASVNGIINQGGGNNLKNTLKNLNSMTAQADGLLASEKVRLDNILLNVESITGNLKTGNKDLAAILKNFNNISDSLAKANIATTINNANSAIKNIDIIAAKINSGKGSLGLLVNNDSLYNNLTSASKNLDKLLIDLNQHPGRYVHLSVFGKKDSK, from the coding sequence ATGAAACTCAAATTATCTAGAGAAGCAAAAATTGGATTGATAGTAGCCGGTTCCATCTTTTTGTTGGTATATGGATTGAACTTTTTAAAAGGTAAAAACATTTTCACGAACCGAACACATTTCTTTGCAGTTTATGAAAATGTAGATGGATTAACTGAAGCCAATCCGGTATTTATTAATGGATTTATTGTTGGCCAAGTAAATCATATATTTTTTCATCCCGACAATTCGGGAAAAATGATTGTTGAAATTAGTTTGAAAGAAAATGATTTAACCATTCCTAAAAATACTATTGCTCGAGTATTTGCAAATGGATTATTGGGTACTCAAGCAATTAATTTGGTGTTGGGCGATTCAAAAGTTTTTGCTGAAAGCGGTGATACACTTGCTGGAGATGTTAAGTCAAAAATGCTGGATGATATAGGCGATCAGGTTTTACCAATTAAAAACAAAGCTGAAAAATTAATTGTAACGATTGATTCATTAGTTGCTAGTGTGAATGGAATTATTAATCAAGGTGGTGGAAATAATTTAAAAAACACCTTGAAAAATTTAAATTCTATGACCGCTCAAGCCGATGGATTGTTGGCCTCTGAAAAAGTTAGGCTCGATAATATTTTATTGAATGTTGAATCCATCACCGGAAATTTAAAAACAGGAAATAAAGATTTAGCAGCTATTCTAAAAAACTTTAACAATATAAGCGACTCCTTAGCAAAAGCTAATATTGCAACTACTATAAACAATGCAAACTCAGCTATTAAAAACATTGATATTATTGCAGCTAAAATAAATTCCGGTAAAGGATCCTTAGGCTTGCTAGTTAACAATGATTCGCTTTACAACAATCTAACTTCTGCTTCTAAAAATTTGGATAAACTACTAATTGATTTAAATCAACATCCTGGTCGTTATGTTCACTTAAGTGTGTTTGGCAAAAAAGATTCGAAGTAA
- a CDS encoding LPS-assembly protein LptD: MILAAVPADVFYRTELDSLNVPAQPTVSSDSSKVFKSALKSKVTYSARDSIRFEVENQKVYLYGDAHVTYEDTKLDAEQIILDTKNNFVTANGIIDSTGKRVGDPKFADGGQEFSSRGMSYNFETKKGKIKDVITKEGDGILHGEQVKRDSSNNFFVRHGKYTTCDLEHPHYYISASKVRVIPDDKIVTGPAYLVIADVPTPLMLPFGFFPNKKGQKSGILIPTYGESINQGFFLTDGGYYFGISDKVDLAVRGDIYSKGSWGAKALSNYAKRYKFNGNISLSYANQKFGEKYLDDYNELQNFRINWTHNQDAKARPDRRFSASVNAGSSGFGRYQNTTSRQYLQNELSSSITFTKSWIGKPYNFSAAINHNQNTLLKTISIKLPELTFNVARILPFQKMETKNGLRWLKTLGFSYTTNLRNQIDSYDSLLFTKNLNSQMKNGMNHSIPVSTSIKLFKYFNLNPSFTYNENWYLQTIRKHYSYDETGVGVLKIDTISKFQASRDYAFGTNLTTNLYGLYQLKRGKLKAVRHVLTPTIGYSYTPGLGKYIYGPWGSNGTKSRYSIYDGTLFGGPNPNKSSAIVFGLTNNLEMKVKSKKDTISGFKKISIFDYLGVNSSYNMIADSFNLAPFNLGMRTKLLQNVDLNVNAVMDPYRLDSAGIRRKEYVWTEKNSVGRLISSSASISFGLKSKEKIANTTSSENTNNPGVIPGTIEEDYVDFSVPWSLNVSYNLLYSKPALEKTITQTLSFYGDISITQNWKVSLNSGFDFETKKISYTSVNIHRDLHCWEMHLNLVPLGPRRSYSFELRVKSSVLSDLKIPRKQDWYDLK, from the coding sequence ATGATTTTAGCCGCAGTTCCTGCTGATGTTTTTTATAGAACAGAGTTGGATTCGCTAAATGTACCAGCTCAACCAACTGTAAGCTCTGATTCTTCAAAGGTTTTCAAAAGCGCACTAAAATCTAAAGTAACTTATTCAGCTCGTGATTCAATTCGTTTTGAGGTTGAAAATCAAAAAGTGTACCTCTATGGTGATGCCCATGTTACTTATGAAGATACGAAGTTAGATGCCGAACAAATTATATTGGATACTAAAAACAATTTTGTAACCGCAAATGGAATAATTGATTCAACCGGAAAGCGTGTAGGTGATCCTAAATTTGCAGATGGTGGACAAGAATTTTCCTCACGAGGTATGAGTTATAATTTTGAAACTAAAAAAGGTAAAATTAAAGATGTTATTACCAAGGAAGGAGACGGTATATTACACGGTGAGCAGGTAAAACGCGATAGCAGCAATAATTTTTTTGTGCGTCATGGTAAATACACTACCTGCGATTTAGAACATCCGCATTATTATATTTCTGCTTCAAAAGTGCGTGTTATACCCGACGATAAAATTGTAACCGGACCGGCCTATTTGGTTATTGCTGATGTGCCTACTCCCTTGATGTTGCCTTTTGGTTTTTTTCCAAATAAGAAAGGACAAAAGTCGGGAATCCTTATTCCTACTTATGGAGAATCAATTAACCAGGGTTTCTTTTTAACCGATGGAGGTTATTATTTTGGTATAAGCGATAAAGTAGATTTGGCAGTAAGAGGCGATATTTATAGTAAAGGAAGTTGGGGAGCGAAAGCACTTAGTAATTATGCTAAACGATACAAATTTAACGGTAATATTAGTCTTAGTTATGCCAATCAAAAATTTGGTGAAAAGTACTTGGATGACTATAATGAATTGCAAAATTTTAGAATAAACTGGACGCATAATCAAGATGCAAAGGCGCGACCTGATAGAAGATTTTCAGCTAGTGTAAATGCCGGATCAAGCGGATTTGGCAGGTACCAGAACACTACTTCCCGACAATATTTGCAAAATGAATTGAGTTCCTCAATTACCTTTACTAAAAGTTGGATTGGTAAGCCTTATAATTTTTCGGCGGCCATCAATCACAATCAAAACACTCTTTTAAAAACCATCAGCATAAAATTGCCTGAGCTTACGTTTAATGTGGCGCGCATACTTCCATTTCAAAAAATGGAAACAAAAAATGGACTCCGATGGCTAAAAACACTTGGCTTTAGCTACACAACTAATTTGCGCAATCAAATCGATAGCTACGACAGTTTGTTATTTACGAAAAATTTAAACTCACAAATGAAAAACGGAATGAATCACAGTATTCCGGTGAGTACTTCTATAAAATTGTTCAAGTACTTTAATCTTAATCCATCGTTTACTTACAACGAAAATTGGTATCTGCAAACTATTCGTAAGCATTATTCTTATGATGAAACAGGAGTTGGTGTTTTAAAGATTGATACAATTTCAAAGTTCCAGGCTTCGCGCGATTATGCATTTGGAACAAATCTTACTACTAATTTATACGGATTGTATCAACTCAAACGAGGGAAATTGAAGGCGGTTAGACATGTATTAACTCCAACAATTGGATATTCCTACACACCCGGATTAGGAAAATATATTTATGGACCATGGGGAAGTAATGGAACCAAATCAAGATACTCAATATATGATGGAACTTTATTTGGTGGTCCAAATCCAAATAAATCTAGTGCTATTGTTTTTGGACTCACTAATAACCTCGAAATGAAGGTGAAATCAAAAAAGGATACTATTTCAGGCTTCAAAAAAATTAGCATTTTCGATTATCTTGGAGTGAATTCATCTTACAACATGATTGCCGATTCATTTAATCTAGCTCCATTTAATTTAGGCATGCGTACCAAACTGCTCCAAAATGTTGACTTAAACGTGAATGCAGTCATGGATCCATATCGCCTTGACTCGGCTGGAATTCGCAGAAAGGAATACGTATGGACTGAAAAAAATTCAGTAGGAAGATTGATTAGTAGTTCAGCCTCTATTAGTTTTGGATTGAAGAGTAAAGAAAAAATTGCAAACACAACCAGTAGCGAAAATACCAACAATCCAGGAGTGATACCCGGTACAATTGAAGAGGATTATGTTGATTTTAGTGTTCCTTGGAGTTTAAACGTGAGCTATAATTTATTGTATTCAAAACCGGCCCTCGAAAAAACGATCACTCAAACACTCAGTTTTTACGGGGATATTAGCATTACTCAAAACTGGAAAGTATCGCTTAATTCAGGATTCGATTTCGAGACAAAAAAGATATCCTACACTTCCGTAAATATTCACCGCGATTTACATTGTTGGGAAATGCATTTAAATTTAGTTCCACTTGGACCTCGCAGAAGCTACAGTTTTGAGCTACGTGTAAAATCAAGTGTACTTTCAGATCTAAAAATTCCACGAAAGCAAGATTGGTACGACTTAAAATAG
- a CDS encoding co-chaperone GroES: protein MAKVKITPIGDRVIVEAAAAETKTAGGLIIPDTAKEKPQKGKVIAVGTGKKDEPMTVKVGDAVLYGKYAGTEVTVDGKDYLIMRESDIFAIV from the coding sequence ATGGCTAAAGTAAAAATTACCCCAATTGGAGACAGAGTTATTGTTGAAGCAGCTGCTGCTGAAACAAAAACCGCAGGAGGACTTATTATTCCTGATACTGCGAAAGAAAAACCTCAGAAAGGAAAAGTGATTGCAGTTGGTACCGGTAAAAAAGATGAACCAATGACAGTGAAAGTTGGTGATGCAGTATTATACGGAAAATATGCCGGAACAGAAGTAACTGTAGATGGCAAAGATTACCTTATTATGCGCGAATCCGACATTTTTGCAATCGTATAA